Part of the Myxococcus xanthus genome is shown below.
ACATGGACAACCACGCCACCACCCCGCTGGACCCGCGGGTGCTGGAGGCGATGCTGCCCTACCTGCGAGAGGACTTCGGTAACGCGGCCAGCCGCAATCACGTGTTCGGCTGGAAGGCCGAGGCGGCGGTGAACAAGGCCCGGCAGCAGGTGGCCGAGCTCATCGGCGCGGCCGAGCAGGAGATCGTCTTCACCTCGGGCGCCACCGAGTCCGACAACCTGGCCATCAAGGGCGTCATCGAGTTCTACAAGTCCAAGGGTGACCACATCATCACCCTCAAGACGGAGCACAAGGCCATCCTGGACACCTGCAAGCGCCTGGAGCGCGTGCGGCAGGAGCGGTTGGACGAGCTGAAGCTGCTGCGGCTGGCGCAGTTGGCGGGCCAGGACGTCACCGAGGACAACCAGTCGGAGCTGCTGTCGAAGTACGACGTGGACTCCGACGAGACGTACCGTAAGTGGGCCGAGCTGCCCACCGGCGGCGCGCGCGTCACCTACCTGGACGTGGAGCCCGACGGCCGGGTGAGCCTGGAGAAGCTGGCCGCGGCGATGACGCCGAAGACGGTGCTGGTCTCCATCATGTTCGCCAACAACGAGATTGGTGTGGTGCAGCCCATCGCGGAGATTGGCGCGCTGTGCCGCTCCAAGGGCGTGCTCTTCCACTGCGACGCGGTGCAGGGCATCGGCAAGGTGCCCTTCGACGTGGAGGCCATGAAGGTGGACCTGGCCTCCATCACCTCGCACAAGATGTACGGCCCCAAGGGCATTGGCGCGCTGTACGTGCGCCGCCGGCCGCGCGTGCGCATCGCGCCCAGCATCGACGGCGGCGGTCATGAGCGCGGCATGCGCTCCGGCACGCTGAACGTGGCGGCCATCGTCGGCTTTGGCGTGGCTGCCGAGCTGGCTCGCAAGGAGCTGCCCGAGGAGTCGGCGCGCCTCCTTCGCTTGCGTGAAAAGCTGCGCAAGGGCCTCACGGACGCGCTGGACATGACCGTCATCAACGGCTCGCTGGAGCACCGGCTGCCCGGCAACCTCAACATCTCCTTCGCCCACGCGGAGGGAGAGTCCCTGATGATGGGCATCAAGGACGTGGCGGTGTCCTCCGGCTCGGCGTGTACGTCCGCCTCCCTGGAGCCCTCCTACGTGCTGCGCGCGCTGGGCGTGGACGAGGAGCTGGCGCACAGCTCCATCCGCTTCGGCCTGGGCCGCTTCACCACGGAAGAGGAAGTCGACTACGTGGTGAACCTCGTAGTGGACAAGGTCCGCAAGCTGCGCGACATGAGCCCGCTCTACGAGATGGCCAAGGAAGGCATCGACCTCAAGAGCATCGAGTGGACGGCGCACTAGCGCCTTCTCAGGTAGACAGGGGGGCGCGAGCCCCCTCGCCCGGAGGGTGTTGCCCGCCGGAACCTTTGGTGAGAAGCATCCGTTGAAGGAGCAGGCATGGCTTACAGCGACAAGGTCATCGAGCACTACGAGAACCCCCGGAACGTCGGGACGCTCGACAAGGAAGACCCGAACGTGGGCACCGGCCTGGTGGGCGCGCCCGCCTGCGGCGACGTGATGCGCCTGCAGCTCAAGATTTCCGAGGACGGGCTCATCGAGGACGCCCGCTTCAAGACGTTCGGCTGCGGGTCGGCCATTGCCTCGTCGTCGCTCGTCACCGAATGGGTGAAGGGCAAGACGGTGGACCAGGCGATGACCATCTCCAACAAGGACGTGGCCCGCGAGCTGTCGCTGCCGCCGGTGAAGATTCACTGCTCCGTGCTGGCCGAGGACGCCATCAAGGCGGCCATCGAGGACTTCAAGAAGAAGCGCGCCGCGCGTCAGGCCAAGGCGTCCTGACGTTCGGGAAAGGGAGAGGCGAACCATGAGCGAACAGGCGACCCAGGAGACGACGCAGCGCCAGGCGCCTGCCACCGCGCCCGTGGCCAAGCCCCCCAAGGGCATCACCATTGCCGACAGCGCGGTGGCCCGGCTGAAGGAGCTGCTGGAGCAGCGGCAGACGCCCGAGGCGGGCTTGCGGCTGGCCGTGAAGGGCGGCGGGTGCTCGGGCCTCCAGTACTCCATGGAGTGGTCGGAGAAGTCCCGCGAGCGCGACAAGATTTTCGAGAAGGACGGCGTGCGCGTCTTCGTGGACCCAAAGAGCTACCTGTACCTCATCGGTACCGAGCTGGTGTTCGAGCAGACGCTCATGGCCTCCGGCTTCAAGCTGGACAACCCCAACATCAAGGCGGCCTGCGGCTGCGGAGAGAGCTTCTCCGTCTGACGCGGCAGCACGCGCTCCGCCCCCTTCTGGGCGGAGCCGCCGCCACGCGGGCCCGGCCAGCCGCCGGGCCCTTTTCGTTTGTCCCCTCCCCGCATTGGAGAGCCCCCTTTGAGGACCCACTTCGACGTCTTCGGCCTGAAGCGCGCCTATGACGTGGACGTGCCGGCGCTGGAGAAGCAGTACCGCGAGCTGTCGTTGCAGCTCCACCCGGACCGCGTGGCACAGGCCAGCGCGCGCGAGCGCCTGCAGGCCCTGGAGGGCACCACCGCCCTCAACGAGGCCTTCAAGACGTTGAAGGACCCGGTGCGCCGCGCCTTCTACCTGCTCAAGCTGCACGGCATCGACCTGGACCGCGAGGACGCGGGCGCGCAGAAGGACATGCCCCTTGCCTTCCTGGAGGAGGTCATGGACCTGCGCGAGTCGCTGGACACCGCCATGGCGAAGAAGGACCTGGGCCGCGCCCGGGCCATGGCGGACGACGTGGAGGCCCGGAAGAAGGCGGCCCTCACCGAGGCGGCGGAGTCGCTTCGCACCCTGGAGGCAGGCGAGCCGGGGGACGGCGGGCAGGAACAAGTGAGAAAGGCATCGCACGCGCTGGGGCGGGTGCGCTACTTCACGCGCTTCCTCGAGCAGGTGGACGCGTTCGAGGAGGAGATTCAGGCGTGAGCAAGAACGGCTACCTTCAGATTCACGACCCGCTGAAGCCCAAGGGGCAGGCGGTGGGCATCGACCTGGGCACGACGAACTCGCTGGTGGCGGCGGTGGTGAAGGACCAGCCCGTCTGCGTCCCAGTGGACGAAGGCGACGCGCTGTTCCTCCCCTCCGTGGTGCACTACGCGAAGGACGGCGGTGTGGTGGTGGGCGCCCGGGCTCGGAAGCTGGCGTCCGAGCACGCCACCGACACCATCGCCTCCGTGAAGCGCTTCATGGGGCGCAGCCCAGACGACGCGGAGACGCGCAAGCTGGGGCACTACAAGTTCGCGCCCGGCGCCAAGGTGGTGCGCTTCGACGTGGCGGGCGGCACGCCGGTCACGCCCATCGAAGTCTCCGGTGAGGTGCTGCGCGCCCTCAAGCGCCGCGCGGAAGCGCACTTCTCCACCAAGGTGGAGCAGGCCGTCATCACCGTGCCCGCCTACTTCGACGACGCCCAGCGGCAGGCCACCAAGGACGCGGGCCGGCTGGCCGGGCTGGAGGTGCTGCGGCTGCTCAACGAGCCCACCGCCGCCGCGCTGGCCTACGGTCTGGACAAGGGCAGCCAGGGCACCTTCGTCGTCTACGATTTGGGCGGCGGCACCTTCGACATCTCCATCCTCAAGCTGGTGGACGGTGTGTTCGAGGTGAAGTCCACCGGCGGCGACTCCGCGCTGGGTGGCGATGACTTCGACCGGGCGATTGCCCAGCGCGTGCTGGAGACGCTGGGCGCGTCCGAGGCGCCGGCTCCCGCCCTGGTAGCGGAGGTGCTGGCGGCCTCGCGCAAGGCCAAGGAAGCGCTCACCGACGCGGCTTCGGTGGAGTTCTCCGCGGGCGGGCAGACGCACTCAGTGAAGCGCGAGGACTTCGACGCCTGGGTTCAGCCCTTCGTGCAGAAGACGGGCACGGTGTGCCGGCGGGCGATGAAGGACGCGGGCGTGACGGCCGGGGAGCTGGACGGCGTCATCCTGGTCGGCGGCGCCACGCGCGTGCCGGCGGTGCGCCGCTACGTGGCGGAGCTGTTCGGCCGTGAGCCGCTGGGCGACATCGACCCGGACCAGGTGGTGGCGCTGGGCGCCGCGGTGCTGGCCAACCTGCTCACCACGGCGGACCGGCAGGACGACGTGCTGCTGCTGGACGTGATTCCCCTCTCCCTGGGTTTGGAGACGATGGGCGGCATCGTGGAGAAGCTGATTCAGCGCAACTCCACCATCCCCACCACCGCGGGCCAGGTGTTCACCACCTTCAAGGATGGGCAGACGGGCCTGGACGTCCACGTGCTCCAGGGCGAGCGCGAGCTGGTGGAGGACAACCGCAGCCTGGCGCGCTTCACCCTGTCCGGCATTCCGCCCATGGCCGCTGGCATGGCCCGGGTGGAGGTCCGCTTCCAGGTGGACGCCGACGGCATCCTCTCCGTCAGCGCGCAGGAGCAGAGCACCGGCGTCAGCCAGTCGATTACCGTGAAGCCCAGCCACGGCCTCACGGACGAGGAGATTGAGCAGATGCTGCTCGACTCCATCGACTACGCCGAGGACGACATCCAGGCCCGGCAGGTCCGCGAGCAGCGGGTGGACGCCGAGCGCGTCCTGGCCGAGGCGGACCGGCAGTTGGGCGAGCACGGCTCGCTGCTCCAGGAGGGGGAGCGCGCCACCATTGATTCCGCCATCGCCCGCGTGCGCGAGCTGATGAAGGGCGAGGACCACCTGAAGCTGAAGGAGGCCGTGCACGCGCTGGACGAGGCGTCCCGCCCCTT
Proteins encoded:
- a CDS encoding IscS subfamily cysteine desulfurase, translated to MKLPIYMDNHATTPLDPRVLEAMLPYLREDFGNAASRNHVFGWKAEAAVNKARQQVAELIGAAEQEIVFTSGATESDNLAIKGVIEFYKSKGDHIITLKTEHKAILDTCKRLERVRQERLDELKLLRLAQLAGQDVTEDNQSELLSKYDVDSDETYRKWAELPTGGARVTYLDVEPDGRVSLEKLAAAMTPKTVLVSIMFANNEIGVVQPIAEIGALCRSKGVLFHCDAVQGIGKVPFDVEAMKVDLASITSHKMYGPKGIGALYVRRRPRVRIAPSIDGGGHERGMRSGTLNVAAIVGFGVAAELARKELPEESARLLRLREKLRKGLTDALDMTVINGSLEHRLPGNLNISFAHAEGESLMMGIKDVAVSSGSACTSASLEPSYVLRALGVDEELAHSSIRFGLGRFTTEEEVDYVVNLVVDKVRKLRDMSPLYEMAKEGIDLKSIEWTAH
- the iscU gene encoding Fe-S cluster assembly scaffold IscU; this encodes MAYSDKVIEHYENPRNVGTLDKEDPNVGTGLVGAPACGDVMRLQLKISEDGLIEDARFKTFGCGSAIASSSLVTEWVKGKTVDQAMTISNKDVARELSLPPVKIHCSVLAEDAIKAAIEDFKKKRAARQAKAS
- a CDS encoding HesB/IscA family protein, with the translated sequence MSEQATQETTQRQAPATAPVAKPPKGITIADSAVARLKELLEQRQTPEAGLRLAVKGGGCSGLQYSMEWSEKSRERDKIFEKDGVRVFVDPKSYLYLIGTELVFEQTLMASGFKLDNPNIKAACGCGESFSV
- the hscB gene encoding Fe-S protein assembly co-chaperone HscB, whose protein sequence is MRTHFDVFGLKRAYDVDVPALEKQYRELSLQLHPDRVAQASARERLQALEGTTALNEAFKTLKDPVRRAFYLLKLHGIDLDREDAGAQKDMPLAFLEEVMDLRESLDTAMAKKDLGRARAMADDVEARKKAALTEAAESLRTLEAGEPGDGGQEQVRKASHALGRVRYFTRFLEQVDAFEEEIQA
- the hscA gene encoding Fe-S protein assembly chaperone HscA yields the protein MSKNGYLQIHDPLKPKGQAVGIDLGTTNSLVAAVVKDQPVCVPVDEGDALFLPSVVHYAKDGGVVVGARARKLASEHATDTIASVKRFMGRSPDDAETRKLGHYKFAPGAKVVRFDVAGGTPVTPIEVSGEVLRALKRRAEAHFSTKVEQAVITVPAYFDDAQRQATKDAGRLAGLEVLRLLNEPTAAALAYGLDKGSQGTFVVYDLGGGTFDISILKLVDGVFEVKSTGGDSALGGDDFDRAIAQRVLETLGASEAPAPALVAEVLAASRKAKEALTDAASVEFSAGGQTHSVKREDFDAWVQPFVQKTGTVCRRAMKDAGVTAGELDGVILVGGATRVPAVRRYVAELFGREPLGDIDPDQVVALGAAVLANLLTTADRQDDVLLLDVIPLSLGLETMGGIVEKLIQRNSTIPTTAGQVFTTFKDGQTGLDVHVLQGERELVEDNRSLARFTLSGIPPMAAGMARVEVRFQVDADGILSVSAQEQSTGVSQSITVKPSHGLTDEEIEQMLLDSIDYAEDDIQARQVREQRVDAERVLAEADRQLGEHGSLLQEGERATIDSAIARVRELMKGEDHLKLKEAVHALDEASRPFIERVMNQAITQVVAGHSVEDY